The genomic DNA GCAGGACAACCAGCGGCAAAGCGGCGATCGAGCAGTGTCTTAAAGCCCGTCCCGATCTAATCTTGATGAGCAGCAGCCTATCGGACGTCAACGCATTGGACTGCTGCAAAACCCTGACCCAACCATCCAGACTGCGGGGACAAAGACAGTTTGGGATCGAGGGTGCAGTGCCCGTGGTCATGCTGCTCTCTTCTGAGGATGAAACGTCTGTGGGTCTTGCCCTGGCGGCAGGGGCGATCGATTGTATTGCCAAACCTGTGAGTTGGGCATTGCTGAGGCAGCGGGTGCGTCATATTCTGCAAGTCAACCGGAGGATCAATCAACTGCAAATCAAAGAGCAGCAGCTCTGGCAGCGGACGATCGCTCTTGAAGAAACCCTCGCCTTTGAAACCACCCTGCGTCGCATCAGCGAGCAAGTTCATCGCAGTCTGGACATCGATCAAATCCTGCAAATTGTTGTCCAGGAACTAACGCGCACCTTCAGCGATCGCGATTGCAGTATCCATCTTTTTTCCCCAGAACCGCAGCAACCTTACAGTCCAACTTCCGTGCCCCATTCCGTGCTCCATCGTGCCGTAGGCTGGCATTCCTTCCGGGGCAGCTTTGGTGAGGAGAGCGAAATTGAGCAGCAGATTACCGCTGTCGCTGCCGACCTCGAAGCAGATCTACCGCATACTCAGGGAGCAGTGCAATTTTGTTTACTGACACCGCAGGGGTTGCAGCATCCTGTTTCTGTATTGTGGTGCCCCCTTGTGGCTCAGGAGCGTCACCTTGGGTATTTGTGTGTGGTAATTCCGGCACATCGCAGGCTGAGTGTAAAAGAGGTTGATTTGGTACAGCAGGTTGCTCACCAGTGCGGCATAGCGCTGCAACAGGCATTGCTTCATCAAGAGGCACAGTCCCAGATTGCGGAACTTGAACAGCTGAATCACCTCAAGGATGATTTTCTCAGCACAGTCTCCCACGAGCTGCGATCGCCCATTTCCAATATGCAGTTAGCCATCCAGATGCTTGAGCGTTATTTAGGACATCGGGAGCCGGGGCAATCTGCATGGGGTCAGC from Leptolyngbya ohadii IS1 includes the following:
- a CDS encoding ATP-binding protein, with protein sequence MFTPILPDFSGFDASDIHYYKGKTASKPIILVVEDDLAVREQICNALQQESYWVRRTTSGKAAIEQCLKARPDLILMSSSLSDVNALDCCKTLTQPSRLRGQRQFGIEGAVPVVMLLSSEDETSVGLALAAGAIDCIAKPVSWALLRQRVRHILQVNRRINQLQIKEQQLWQRTIALEETLAFETTLRRISEQVHRSLDIDQILQIVVQELTRTFSDRDCSIHLFSPEPQQPYSPTSVPHSVLHRAVGWHSFRGSFGEESEIEQQITAVAADLEADLPHTQGAVQFCLLTPQGLQHPVSVLWCPLVAQERHLGYLCVVIPAHRRLSVKEVDLVQQVAHQCGIALQQALLHQEAQSQIAELEQLNHLKDDFLSTVSHELRSPISNMQLAIQMLERYLGHREPGQSAWGQPDQFFSHTEAASETCPLLPQGCRAATYLTILRNECDREMMLVNDLLDLQRLETCDQDIDYTLNFDLILLEDWLPQIVMPYAERATQRQQTLKLELAPLLPPLCSAPDRVQRILTELLHNACKYTPPHGSITLTAAPTAETIVFRITNTGAVIAPEESSRIFEKFYRIPGGDLWQQGGTGLGLALTKRLVEYLGGAIGVSSQGGETCFWVELPIGGWGSRE